A region from the Vicia villosa cultivar HV-30 ecotype Madison, WI linkage group LG3, Vvil1.0, whole genome shotgun sequence genome encodes:
- the LOC131661638 gene encoding 36.4 kDa proline-rich protein, with protein MANFAIANVLILLLNLSTLLNVLACPYCPYPSPKPPTHKPPVVKPPVHKPPPAHKPPKYPPKPQPCPPPSSSPKPPHVPKPPHYPKPPVVHPPHVPKPPAVHPPHVPKPPVVHPPIVHPPYVPKPPVVKPPVVKPPYVPKPPVVKPPVVKPPHVPKPPVVKPPVVPVTPPYVPKPPVVLPPYVPKPPVVPVTPPYVPKPPIVFPPHVPLPPVVPVTPPYVPKPPIVFPPHVPLPPVVPVTPPYVPLPPVVPVTPPFVPTPPVITPPTPTVPVPSPPSETPCPPPPPSPLVPSPPPAQQTCSIDALKLGACVDVLGGLIHIGIGGSAKQTCCPLLQGLVDLDAAVCLCTTIRLKLLNINLVIPLALQVLIDCGKTPPEGFKCPSS; from the coding sequence ATGGCTAACTTTGCTATAGCCAATGTTTTGATACTTCTCTTGAACTTGAGTACCTTACTCAATGTTCTTGCTTGTCCTTATTGTCCCTACCCTTCTCCTAAACCACCAACACACAAACCTCCTGTTGTTAAACCACCAGTTCATAAACCACCACCAGCTCACAAACCACCAAAGTACCCTCCTAAACCACAACCTTGTCCACCTCCTTCTTCATCACCAAAACCACCCCATGTTCCAAAACCTCCTCATTATCCCAAACCACCTGTAGTTCATCCACCTCATGTCCCAAAACCTCCGGCAGTTCATCCACCTCATGTCCCTAAACCTCCAGTAGTGCATCCACCTATAGTTCATCCACCTTATGTACCAAAACCACCAGTTGTTAAACCACCTGTTGTGAAACCACCTTATGTACCAAAACCACCAGTTGTGAAACCACCTGTTGTGAAACCACCTCATGTCCCTAAACCACCTGTTGTGAAACCACCAGTTGTTCCAGTAACACCACCTTATGTTCCTAAGCCACCAGTTGTTCTTCCACCTTATGTCCCTAAACCACCAGTTGTTCCAGTTACACCACCTTACGTTCCTAAGCCACCAATTGTTTTCCCACCACATGTTCCTCTTCCACCAGTTGTTCCGGTAACACCACCTTATGTCCCTAAACCACCAATTGTTTTTCCACCACACGTCCCTCTTCCACCAGTTGTTCCAGTAACACCACCTTATGTTCCTCTTCCTCCGGTCGTTCCAGTTACACCACCTTTTGTACCAACACCTCCTGTTATTACACCACCAACACCCACAGTACCAGTTCCTAGTCCACCTAGTGAAACACCGtgtccaccaccaccaccatcacCACTTGTACCTTCTCCACCACCAGCACAACAAACATGTTCCATTGATGCTTTGAAGCTAGGTGCATGTGTTGATGTGCTTGGCGGTCTCATACATATTGGAATCGGTGGAAGTGCTAAACAAACATGTTGTCCATTGCTTCAAGGACTCGTAGATTTGGATGCTGCTGTGTGTCTTTGCACCACTATTAGACTCAAGCTTCTTAATATCAACCTTGTTATTCCCCTTGCTCTTCAGGTTCTTATTGACTGTGGAAAAACTCCACCAGAAGGATTCAAGTGTCCATCATCATAG